One Brevibacillus choshinensis genomic window carries:
- a CDS encoding sigma 54-interacting transcriptional regulator, translated as MKPLFSLDSAILSLAAPVNPDDIRIRAGEKEGVWQNGEHGIPVLTVKETDSLEEVTKLLRAVLCETTLPALVTVDDEGTPTGLISPSQLLVSYLTLIQNQSVLLRTLMDTMSEATTIVDSRNVVQYWNRAAENIYEIDRAQVIGTSLDEHFASESIRLLDALRQGTSVQRVYHIPRPDSHVLINAAPIRLEGDIIGAISIEQDITELVRLNEELAHTTAHLHTLQQEMSRFHGADDPFYAIKGHSASIQSAITSAQKVAQTDATVLIYGESGVGKELFAKAIHQASRRREKPFIAINCGAIPAALFESELFGYQGGAFTGAEKKGKPGKLELAHGGTLFLDEIGELPLELQVKLLRALQERQFYRVGGTEPITVNTRIVAATNRQLEQMVADGRFREDLYYRLNVFSLEIPPLRERREDLPELVQIFIQEYSVVHEQPVPRIAPEVMQSLFDYSWPGNIRQLRNVIERLSILQENGVISPEHLPSAIRSQHAIEPVSSYAPPVLSRPAPQVMFSPAASPAGTERERIVAALARTYGNKKAAAELLGISRGTLYNKMKKYGLDEESFRWE; from the coding sequence TTGAAACCGTTATTCTCACTGGATAGTGCTATTTTGTCTCTAGCCGCTCCTGTCAATCCTGACGACATCAGAATACGCGCTGGCGAAAAAGAAGGTGTATGGCAGAACGGAGAGCACGGCATTCCCGTCCTGACGGTAAAAGAAACGGACTCCTTGGAGGAAGTCACCAAGCTGCTCCGTGCTGTACTCTGCGAAACCACTCTGCCCGCACTGGTCACGGTCGATGACGAGGGAACGCCAACCGGCCTCATCTCGCCCAGCCAATTGCTCGTCTCTTATCTCACCTTGATCCAGAATCAGTCTGTGCTGCTGCGAACCTTGATGGACACGATGAGTGAAGCGACGACCATCGTAGATTCCCGCAATGTCGTACAGTACTGGAATCGCGCGGCTGAAAATATTTATGAAATCGACCGGGCGCAAGTGATCGGCACGTCTTTGGATGAACACTTTGCCAGCGAGTCGATTCGGCTGCTGGATGCCCTTCGCCAGGGAACCTCAGTCCAGCGGGTGTATCACATTCCTCGTCCGGATAGCCATGTGCTCATCAACGCCGCTCCCATCAGACTCGAGGGGGACATTATCGGAGCCATCTCCATCGAGCAGGATATCACTGAGCTCGTTCGCCTGAATGAAGAGCTCGCACACACGACTGCCCATCTGCACACGCTGCAGCAAGAGATGAGCCGATTCCATGGCGCAGATGATCCTTTTTATGCCATCAAGGGGCATTCCGCTTCGATCCAGTCGGCAATTACCTCTGCGCAAAAGGTCGCCCAAACAGATGCTACCGTCCTGATCTATGGCGAGAGCGGCGTGGGCAAGGAGCTGTTCGCCAAAGCCATCCACCAGGCGAGCCGCCGCCGGGAGAAGCCGTTCATCGCGATCAACTGCGGAGCCATCCCGGCAGCCTTGTTTGAAAGCGAGCTGTTCGGATACCAAGGAGGAGCTTTTACAGGAGCTGAAAAAAAAGGGAAACCCGGCAAACTGGAATTGGCGCACGGCGGGACGCTTTTCCTGGATGAAATCGGAGAGCTTCCGCTCGAGCTGCAGGTCAAGCTGCTGCGCGCTCTGCAGGAGCGACAGTTTTATCGAGTCGGCGGGACAGAGCCCATTACCGTCAACACCCGGATCGTGGCGGCAACCAATCGCCAGCTGGAGCAGATGGTGGCGGATGGGCGGTTCCGTGAAGACTTGTACTACCGACTGAATGTATTCTCTCTCGAAATTCCGCCCCTCAGGGAGCGCCGGGAGGATCTGCCCGAGCTGGTGCAGATTTTCATTCAGGAATACTCGGTTGTTCATGAACAGCCTGTGCCCCGCATCGCCCCTGAGGTCATGCAATCGTTGTTCGATTACAGCTGGCCAGGCAACATCCGGCAGCTCCGCAATGTCATCGAGCGCTTGTCCATTCTGCAGGAAAATGGCGTCATCTCGCCCGAGCATCTGCCCTCGGCGATTCGTTCGCAGCATGCGATAGAGCCTGTGAGCAGCTATGCGCCACCCGTTCTCTCTCGTCCTGCCCCGCAAGTCATGTTCTCGCCAGCTGCCAGTCCCGCAGGTACGGAACGGGAGAGGATCGTTGCAGCTTTGGCGCGGACTTACGGCAATAAAAAGGCAGCCGCCGAGCTGCTCGGCATTTCCCGAGGGACGCTGTACAACAAAATGAAAAAATACGGCTTAGACGAGGAGTCATTTAGATGGGAATGA
- a CDS encoding proline dehydrogenase family protein, with the protein MEQAMKDFFLFLSKNKTMNAAAKKWGLRFGASRFVSGQTIAEAIKAVRELNQKGLVCTLDHLGEFVFSVEEANESADYCIKTIEAIHQSGVDCNLSLKMTSLGLDISCELCMSNMRRILDAAKKNGNIFVRIDMEDYAHNHVTMEILNELLEEYSNVGTVIQAYLYKAADDIDSLKDKKVNFRLVKGAYKESPEVAYPNKPDVDENYKKIIKQHLLNGGYAAVATHDDAIIDYVKKLEKEYNIPRTQFEFQMLYGIRTQSQIDLAREGYKMRVYVPYGNDWYGYFMRRLAESPANVKFVLKGMFTK; encoded by the coding sequence ATGGAACAAGCAATGAAGGACTTTTTTCTATTTTTATCCAAAAATAAAACGATGAACGCAGCCGCGAAAAAATGGGGTTTGCGCTTTGGAGCAAGCCGCTTCGTATCGGGTCAAACCATTGCAGAAGCAATCAAAGCCGTTCGCGAATTGAATCAAAAAGGTCTCGTTTGCACACTCGACCACTTGGGTGAATTCGTTTTCAGTGTGGAAGAAGCAAACGAATCCGCCGACTACTGCATCAAAACCATTGAGGCCATTCATCAGTCCGGCGTAGATTGCAACCTGTCGCTGAAGATGACGTCGCTCGGCCTCGACATCAGCTGCGAGCTGTGCATGAGCAACATGCGCCGCATTTTGGATGCTGCCAAGAAGAACGGCAACATTTTCGTGCGCATCGACATGGAGGACTACGCTCACAACCATGTCACCATGGAAATCTTGAATGAGCTGCTGGAAGAGTACAGCAACGTGGGTACGGTTATTCAAGCTTACCTGTACAAGGCTGCTGATGACATCGACAGCCTCAAGGACAAAAAAGTGAACTTCCGCCTGGTGAAAGGCGCTTACAAGGAATCCCCTGAAGTCGCTTATCCGAACAAGCCGGATGTGGATGAAAACTACAAAAAAATCATCAAGCAGCACCTTCTGAATGGCGGATATGCAGCTGTAGCGACACACGATGATGCGATTATCGATTATGTGAAGAAGCTGGAGAAGGAATACAACATTCCGCGCACTCAGTTTGAGTTTCAAATGCTGTACGGCATCCGCACACAATCCCAGATCGACCTGGCGCGCGAAGGGTACAAGATGCGTGTCTACGTACCATACGGAAATGACTGGTACGGCTACTTCATGCGCCGTTTGGCAGAGAGCCCGGCAAACGTGAAGTTCGTCCTCAAAGGAATGTTCACCAAGTAA
- a CDS encoding DNA-3-methyladenine glycosylase family protein — protein sequence MYTSEISLAPPYSFERLLRRLETHPDPQLLVDVQEGTLRRVFRVGSRPILVSLQFQGSMEEPVIRLRAESTLSETEQQLLEKTVRHMFSADLDLAPIYDHMRGQQPLVILTERFRGLRPFLDSDLFQCMVKTIIGQQINLVFAASLTERLLELAGDTLQDEEGRVFMAFPTEEAVARLEPDDLRPLQFSQRKAEYIIDYARAIVNGTVDLDRVWQMEDEEIISYLTSLRGIGRWTVECLMMFGMGRPDLLPAADIGLRNGIHMVYGLAEKPDEKEIRRIGEDWAPWRSVCSLYIWEAVGAVRRKEVWE from the coding sequence TTGTATACATCAGAGATTTCATTAGCCCCGCCGTATTCGTTTGAGAGGCTGCTGCGCCGCCTGGAGACCCATCCGGACCCGCAGCTGCTGGTGGATGTCCAGGAGGGTACGTTACGTCGCGTGTTCCGTGTAGGGTCCCGGCCTATCCTGGTGAGTCTCCAGTTTCAAGGATCGATGGAAGAACCGGTGATCCGGCTGCGTGCGGAGTCGACTCTTTCCGAGACGGAGCAGCAGCTCCTGGAGAAAACGGTGCGTCATATGTTTAGCGCCGATCTCGATCTGGCTCCCATTTACGATCATATGCGCGGGCAGCAGCCGCTCGTGATCCTGACGGAGCGTTTTCGTGGTCTGCGGCCCTTTTTGGATTCCGATTTATTTCAATGCATGGTGAAGACGATCATTGGTCAGCAAATCAATCTGGTGTTTGCGGCATCGCTTACCGAGCGCTTGCTGGAGCTGGCAGGCGATACGCTGCAAGATGAGGAGGGCCGCGTATTCATGGCTTTCCCGACGGAGGAAGCCGTCGCCAGGCTGGAGCCGGATGATTTACGTCCTCTGCAGTTCAGTCAGCGCAAAGCGGAATACATCATCGATTACGCTCGCGCCATCGTAAACGGAACGGTCGATCTGGATCGGGTATGGCAGATGGAGGATGAAGAGATCATTTCCTATTTGACTTCCTTGAGGGGAATCGGCAGATGGACCGTGGAGTGCCTGATGATGTTCGGGATGGGCCGACCTGACTTGCTGCCGGCTGCGGATATCGGATTGCGCAACGGCATCCATATGGTCTACGGCTTGGCGGAGAAGCCGGATGAAAAGGAAATTCGCCGCATCGGTGAAGACTGGGCGCCATGGCGGAGTGTGTGCTCGCTGTATATATGGGAGGCAGTGGGCGCCGTCAGAAGAAAAGAAGTCTGGGAGTAA
- the brnQ gene encoding branched-chain amino acid transport system II carrier protein: protein MRELSTRETITVGLMLFALFFGAGNMIFPPALGQAAGTDVWTAMLGFIITGVGLPLLGVIAVGLGGGNLQTLAGRVHPVFAMVFTFIVYLAIGPFLAIPRTGTVTFEMAILPFLPESAKGSWIPLFITTIAYFALTYWLSMNPSKLVDRIGKVLTPALLIIIAIMFIATWLNPIGGMGQPTGAYETSPFIKGFLEGYLTLDALAAMVFGIVVTASVQAVGVTDKKKITTSTIKAAVIAAVGLGLVYLALGYMGATSIALGVSENGGQILTAVVQHLFGPFGSMLLGLAVMLACLTTSVGLVTACGRFFSDQIPAISYKNMAAILCIFSAAVANVGLTQLIAFSVPVLMAIYPIGIVLMFLSFFHKLFKGHSAVYIGAIVVTAAISLVDGAALIGLPVSGITDVYAHLPLYKEGIGWLLPAIAGALLGFLWGSLRPKRKGEQEVYREKPSNT from the coding sequence ATGAGAGAATTATCAACGAGAGAAACCATAACCGTGGGACTCATGCTGTTTGCCCTGTTCTTCGGAGCGGGCAATATGATTTTTCCACCTGCTTTGGGACAAGCTGCAGGGACTGATGTGTGGACGGCCATGCTTGGCTTTATCATCACCGGCGTAGGCTTGCCATTGCTGGGTGTGATCGCAGTGGGTCTTGGTGGAGGTAACTTGCAGACGCTGGCAGGAAGGGTGCACCCTGTCTTTGCCATGGTGTTTACGTTTATTGTCTATTTGGCAATCGGGCCATTTTTGGCTATTCCACGTACAGGTACGGTTACATTTGAGATGGCGATCTTGCCATTCCTGCCAGAATCGGCAAAGGGAAGCTGGATTCCGTTGTTCATCACGACGATTGCCTACTTTGCCCTGACGTATTGGCTGAGTATGAATCCGTCCAAGCTCGTGGACCGGATTGGGAAAGTTTTGACACCGGCTTTGTTGATTATCATTGCGATCATGTTCATCGCGACATGGCTGAATCCGATTGGCGGGATGGGACAGCCGACAGGAGCATACGAAACGTCCCCGTTCATCAAGGGCTTCCTGGAAGGGTATTTGACGCTTGATGCTTTGGCTGCCATGGTGTTTGGGATCGTTGTGACGGCTTCCGTCCAGGCGGTAGGAGTGACGGACAAGAAAAAAATTACGACATCGACGATCAAGGCCGCTGTCATCGCGGCAGTGGGTCTCGGTCTGGTCTATCTGGCCCTCGGCTATATGGGCGCTACCAGCATTGCTTTGGGGGTATCTGAAAACGGGGGACAAATCCTGACGGCTGTTGTCCAGCATTTGTTTGGACCGTTCGGATCGATGCTGCTGGGTCTGGCTGTCATGCTGGCCTGCCTTACCACATCGGTAGGTCTGGTAACGGCGTGCGGACGCTTTTTCTCCGATCAGATCCCGGCCATTTCGTACAAGAACATGGCGGCGATCCTGTGCATCTTCAGTGCGGCGGTGGCGAATGTCGGTCTGACGCAATTGATTGCATTCTCGGTACCAGTCTTGATGGCAATCTATCCGATCGGGATCGTCTTGATGTTCTTGTCGTTCTTCCACAAGCTGTTCAAGGGCCACTCTGCTGTGTACATCGGCGCGATCGTGGTCACTGCTGCGATCAGCTTGGTCGACGGAGCAGCTTTGATCGGATTGCCGGTCAGCGGTATTACGGATGTGTATGCGCACTTGCCTCTTTATAAGGAAGGCATCGGCTGGCTGCTCCCGGCAATCGCAGGGGCACTGCTCGGATTCCTGTGGGGCAGCTTGCGTCCAAAGCGAAAAGGCGAGCAAGAGGTCTATCGGGAGAAACCGAGCAATACGTAA
- a CDS encoding response regulator transcription factor, with translation MAQTKVLVADDDPNVREIIRLYFSKQQIDLVVASDGQQAIELMEKETPDMVILDVMMPQMDGFEACREIRKKWDTPIIMLTAKDEEFDRVLGLELGADDYVTKPFSPRELVARIRAILRRMQPKAKAVEEETKALTFDQLTIDVEKREVVAAGEKINFRPKEFDLLVQMAKSPGSVFSREQLLELVWGFDYFGDVRTIDVHIKKIRQRLEKLPYECVHTVWGIGYKFGVES, from the coding sequence TTGGCACAAACGAAGGTTTTAGTAGCTGACGATGATCCAAATGTACGGGAAATTATACGACTATACTTTTCAAAGCAACAGATAGATCTGGTCGTTGCAAGCGACGGGCAACAAGCCATTGAGCTGATGGAAAAAGAGACGCCGGATATGGTGATCCTGGATGTCATGATGCCGCAGATGGATGGCTTCGAGGCGTGCCGGGAGATCCGCAAAAAGTGGGATACTCCCATTATCATGCTGACGGCCAAAGATGAAGAATTTGATCGCGTCCTCGGGTTGGAGCTGGGTGCCGACGATTACGTGACAAAACCATTTAGTCCGCGCGAGCTGGTGGCGCGGATTCGCGCTATTTTACGCAGAATGCAGCCGAAAGCGAAGGCAGTGGAAGAGGAAACCAAGGCGCTTACGTTTGACCAGCTCACGATAGATGTAGAGAAACGGGAAGTCGTGGCGGCCGGCGAGAAAATCAACTTCCGTCCCAAGGAGTTTGATCTGCTGGTACAGATGGCAAAATCGCCGGGCAGCGTTTTCTCTCGCGAACAGCTGCTGGAGCTGGTTTGGGGCTTTGATTACTTTGGGGACGTGCGCACGATTGACGTGCATATCAAAAAGATCCGGCAGCGGCTGGAAAAGCTCCCGTATGAGTGTGTTCATACCGTCTGGGGGATCGGTTACAAATTCGGGGTGGAAAGCTGA
- a CDS encoding sensor histidine kinase — MLGTSKSIFRRLLFSFLATVVIGLGISGLLISLFAREYIYDSKEEEMLRMAKKVNVAIQGYDRVSKRLIDQLVMLDEAFDTRIWLFDKNGKIVATSTKDEVFTGKAVAVSIASNVLKGKNAVTELQIEGLEDPMLSVSVPWGEGEKVYGGIILHAPIEGIEKTFGQMRETILWATLFGVLLSTAMVSYLSWSISRPLRTIERTAAEIGRGNYAERVSVDTSDEIGDVAHTINTMAEKLERVEQERHHLEQVRNDFLANVSHELRTPLTAMQGFLEALQDGLVEDEEARQKYYAVMYTETMQVNRLVDDLMDLMKLENNEVNLAKFPVDVAEIMNKVAFSFRAEAEEKGLALVVDVENDLPKIYADRDRVAQILKNFVKNAVKFTEHGEIRLSAAAEEQYIKIQVADTGMGISQDDIHRIWERFFKVDRGRSKNNKGTGLGLAIVKELVERHEGKWKVESEPGVGSTFTVWLPTMGFYRQST; from the coding sequence ATGCTGGGCACATCGAAAAGCATCTTCCGTCGCCTGCTCTTCAGCTTTTTGGCCACCGTTGTCATCGGACTCGGGATTTCCGGTCTGCTCATTTCTTTGTTTGCGCGGGAATACATTTACGATTCCAAAGAAGAAGAAATGCTGCGCATGGCCAAGAAAGTGAATGTCGCGATTCAGGGCTACGACCGGGTGAGCAAGAGGCTGATCGATCAGCTGGTCATGCTGGATGAGGCTTTCGATACGCGAATCTGGTTGTTCGATAAAAATGGGAAGATCGTAGCGACCTCCACGAAGGACGAAGTGTTTACCGGCAAAGCGGTGGCTGTCTCGATCGCCAGCAATGTGCTGAAAGGAAAGAATGCCGTAACCGAGCTCCAGATCGAGGGGCTCGAAGACCCGATGCTGTCTGTCTCCGTACCATGGGGAGAGGGAGAGAAGGTCTACGGTGGGATTATTTTGCATGCCCCTATTGAAGGCATCGAGAAGACCTTTGGCCAAATGCGCGAGACGATCCTGTGGGCGACGCTGTTCGGTGTTCTTCTCTCGACAGCCATGGTTTCTTATTTGTCTTGGTCCATCTCCAGACCGCTGCGGACCATTGAGCGGACTGCTGCCGAGATCGGGAGGGGCAACTACGCCGAGCGTGTCAGCGTCGATACGTCTGATGAAATCGGCGATGTCGCACATACGATCAATACGATGGCAGAGAAGCTGGAGCGGGTCGAACAGGAACGCCATCATCTCGAGCAGGTCCGCAACGATTTTCTGGCCAATGTATCGCATGAGCTGCGAACGCCGCTTACAGCCATGCAGGGCTTTTTAGAAGCGTTGCAGGACGGCTTGGTAGAAGATGAGGAAGCCCGGCAAAAATACTACGCGGTGATGTATACCGAAACGATGCAGGTCAATCGGTTGGTCGATGACCTGATGGATTTGATGAAGCTGGAGAACAATGAAGTCAACCTGGCTAAATTTCCTGTAGATGTGGCCGAAATCATGAACAAAGTGGCATTCTCTTTCCGTGCGGAAGCCGAAGAGAAAGGATTGGCACTTGTCGTGGACGTAGAAAACGACCTGCCGAAAATCTATGCAGATCGAGATCGGGTCGCTCAAATCTTGAAGAACTTTGTGAAAAATGCAGTGAAATTTACTGAACATGGAGAAATCCGCCTGAGTGCTGCGGCAGAGGAGCAGTACATCAAGATTCAAGTGGCGGATACCGGGATGGGCATTTCGCAGGACGATATCCACCGTATCTGGGAGCGCTTCTTTAAAGTGGATCGAGGGCGCTCGAAAAACAATAAAGGTACAGGCTTGGGACTGGCGATCGTCAAAGAATTGGTGGAGCGGCATGAAGGGAAATGGAAGGTGGAGAGCGAGCCCGGCGTAGGAAGTACGTTTACGGTCTGGCTGCCAACTATGGGTTTCTATCGGCAATCGACCTGA
- a CDS encoding GNAT family N-acetyltransferase, which yields MNISLREVTRENFWPCILLKSMDYKGLHLFEEHVTSNAFSLAQAKVEPEWIPKAIYIDDQLVGFTMYGLEMKNHFYFITRLMIDYRFQGKGYGKAAMLLVIDELKSLGLKEIYTSFVPSNEGAKKLYTSIGFRFTGRDIEFGDEKEPLYCLTIND from the coding sequence ATGAATATCAGTCTACGAGAAGTTACACGAGAGAATTTTTGGCCATGTATTTTACTGAAATCCATGGACTACAAAGGTCTGCACCTTTTTGAAGAGCATGTCACCTCCAATGCATTTTCCCTTGCACAGGCAAAAGTTGAACCTGAATGGATCCCGAAAGCCATTTACATAGACGATCAATTGGTTGGTTTCACCATGTATGGTTTGGAAATGAAGAATCATTTTTATTTCATTACCAGATTGATGATCGATTACAGATTCCAAGGAAAAGGATATGGGAAAGCAGCTATGTTACTTGTGATTGACGAACTCAAAAGCTTGGGGCTAAAGGAGATTTACACCAGCTTTGTACCTTCAAACGAGGGCGCCAAAAAGCTGTATACCAGTATCGGCTTCCGTTTTACCGGTCGAGATATTGAGTTCGGCGATGAAAAAGAACCGCTCTACTGTCTTACCATCAACGATTGA
- a CDS encoding ABC transporter ATP-binding protein, whose protein sequence is MTTTPKLVIDHVGKVFSTKSGQVVALDQTSFSVADGEFVTILGPSGCGKSTILRVVAGLEEPTSGHVYLDGKEIKGPGPDRGMVFQSYTLYPWLTVKENITFGLDLKGIPKKQQDEVAFHYLDLIGLTGFDKHYPIQLSGGMKQRVAIARALANDPEILLMDEPFGALDAQTRTIMQEILLKVWEESKKTILFITHDVEESIFLGDSIYVMTARPGRLKKNIKVPLPRPRDYHNKNSEEFFALKLELLELIREESLKAASIRE, encoded by the coding sequence ATGACGACAACACCAAAGCTAGTGATTGATCATGTAGGCAAAGTTTTTTCGACCAAGAGCGGGCAAGTCGTCGCGCTGGATCAGACCTCCTTCTCCGTGGCTGATGGAGAGTTCGTCACGATTCTGGGTCCTTCCGGCTGCGGCAAATCCACCATCCTCCGTGTGGTGGCAGGATTGGAAGAGCCGACTTCCGGCCATGTGTATCTGGATGGAAAAGAAATCAAGGGACCGGGCCCTGACCGTGGAATGGTCTTTCAATCGTACACCCTCTATCCATGGCTGACGGTAAAAGAAAACATCACGTTTGGCTTGGATCTGAAGGGCATCCCTAAAAAGCAGCAGGACGAGGTTGCCTTCCACTACCTCGATTTGATTGGCCTTACGGGCTTTGACAAGCATTATCCGATCCAGCTGTCCGGCGGGATGAAGCAGCGTGTGGCGATTGCCAGAGCGCTTGCAAACGACCCCGAGATCCTGCTGATGGACGAGCCCTTCGGTGCATTGGACGCGCAGACGCGGACGATCATGCAGGAAATTCTCTTGAAGGTATGGGAAGAATCAAAAAAGACCATCCTGTTCATCACCCATGATGTCGAGGAATCCATTTTCCTGGGCGATTCCATCTATGTCATGACAGCAAGACCGGGACGGCTCAAGAAGAACATCAAGGTGCCGCTCCCACGTCCACGCGACTACCACAACAAGAACAGCGAAGAGTTTTTCGCTCTGAAGCTGGAGCTGTTGGAGCTGATTCGGGAGGAAAGCCTGAAGGCAGCCAGTATTAGAGAGTGA
- a CDS encoding ABC transporter permease, whose amino-acid sequence MWKNVFTPNKDIAKPLYSGVGVATFLLLLLVWSVLSYGGFVNPLFLPSPDKIVKTAISMFQSGEIWGDIGISFSRVALGFIIAALIGVPLGMLMGSLRIMQGAFEPIIGFIRYMPASAFIPLLILWIGLGEGEKMAVIFLGTFFQLTLMVMDVTKNIQNELIEVSYTLGAKSFQLFKRVILPASLPGIVDTLRITFGWAWTYLVVAELVGASDGLGYMIMQASRFLKPDKIIVGILIIGVLGLIMDLIFKAIYRASFSWMRKEGS is encoded by the coding sequence ATGTGGAAAAATGTCTTTACCCCGAATAAGGATATCGCCAAACCTCTCTACTCAGGAGTCGGGGTTGCGACCTTCCTGCTTTTGCTTCTTGTCTGGTCTGTACTCAGCTACGGAGGTTTCGTCAATCCGCTGTTCCTCCCTTCCCCTGACAAGATCGTGAAAACCGCCATCTCCATGTTTCAGAGCGGAGAAATTTGGGGCGATATCGGCATCAGCTTTTCGCGGGTAGCACTCGGTTTCATCATTGCTGCTCTCATTGGTGTTCCGCTAGGGATGCTGATGGGCTCTCTGCGCATCATGCAGGGTGCATTTGAACCGATCATCGGCTTTATTCGCTATATGCCCGCCTCTGCCTTTATTCCATTGTTGATCTTATGGATCGGACTCGGTGAAGGGGAAAAAATGGCTGTCATCTTCCTCGGCACCTTCTTCCAGCTGACACTCATGGTGATGGATGTGACGAAGAATATCCAGAATGAACTGATCGAGGTGTCCTATACCCTCGGTGCGAAAAGCTTCCAGCTGTTTAAGCGCGTCATCCTCCCAGCCTCTCTGCCCGGCATTGTCGATACGCTGCGCATCACGTTTGGATGGGCATGGACCTACCTGGTGGTAGCGGAGCTTGTGGGCGCTTCGGACGGACTGGGATACATGATTATGCAGGCATCCCGCTTCCTGAAGCCGGACAAGATTATCGTAGGGATTTTGATCATCGGGGTGCTGGGACTGATCATGGACTTGATTTTCAAAGCGATCTATCGCGCATCCTTCTCCTGGATGAGAAAGGAAGGATCTTAA
- a CDS encoding ABC transporter substrate-binding protein encodes MKKFLFLLLSVMVALTAAGCGSSNQAGGAKPAEGTNAAAPAPASKTPLKVTLPTWTGYGPLFLAKEKGLFEKHGLDVELSIIEGLAERKQALAGGQVDGMATALDVQVTLAAAGVPMQVVWLLDDSYGGDGIIAKNDIASVADLKGKKVAFEQGSTSHMLILTALKQAGLTDKDVEMVQMSAGDAGAAFVAGKVDAAVTWEPWLSKASQANGKVLLSTKELSGIIVDTVGFKKDVIEQRPDDIKAFVAAMSEAMDYWKQNADESNQIMAKGLKIDLAEFTGTVPGLKFLHKEDNKKLFGDGKGDIYVSTKNAIDFYMEQKLIDTAPKPEDVLNPTFVGGL; translated from the coding sequence ATGAAAAAGTTTCTGTTTTTGCTGTTGTCCGTAATGGTTGCCCTCACTGCGGCTGGTTGCGGATCCTCCAATCAAGCGGGCGGAGCAAAGCCAGCTGAAGGGACCAACGCTGCTGCTCCGGCACCTGCCTCCAAAACACCGCTCAAAGTCACTCTGCCTACCTGGACAGGCTACGGCCCATTGTTCCTGGCGAAAGAGAAAGGTCTGTTTGAAAAACATGGCCTCGATGTGGAGCTCTCCATCATTGAAGGTCTTGCAGAGCGCAAGCAAGCGTTGGCTGGCGGACAGGTGGACGGCATGGCGACTGCACTCGACGTACAAGTGACATTGGCTGCTGCTGGCGTACCGATGCAAGTCGTTTGGCTTCTCGACGACTCATACGGCGGCGACGGGATTATCGCCAAAAACGATATTGCCTCTGTGGCGGATCTGAAAGGCAAGAAAGTTGCTTTTGAGCAAGGCTCTACCAGCCACATGCTGATCCTCACCGCTTTGAAGCAAGCGGGCCTCACAGACAAGGACGTAGAAATGGTGCAGATGTCTGCAGGTGACGCGGGTGCTGCCTTCGTAGCCGGTAAAGTTGACGCGGCTGTGACGTGGGAGCCATGGCTGAGCAAGGCTTCCCAAGCAAACGGCAAGGTTCTCCTCTCTACCAAAGAACTGTCCGGTATCATCGTAGATACAGTAGGCTTCAAAAAAGACGTGATCGAACAACGCCCTGACGATATCAAAGCATTCGTGGCTGCCATGTCCGAAGCGATGGATTATTGGAAGCAAAACGCCGATGAATCCAATCAAATCATGGCGAAAGGTCTGAAGATTGACCTGGCTGAGTTCACTGGCACCGTTCCTGGACTGAAATTCCTGCACAAAGAAGACAACAAAAAGTTGTTTGGTGATGGAAAAGGAGATATTTACGTCTCCACCAAAAACGCAATCGACTTCTACATGGAACAAAAATTGATCGATACCGCTCCTAAGCCAGAAGACGTTTTGAACCCGACATTTGTTGGAGGACTATAA